A single Antechinus flavipes isolate AdamAnt ecotype Samford, QLD, Australia chromosome 5, AdamAnt_v2, whole genome shotgun sequence DNA region contains:
- the CENPM gene encoding centromere protein M, producing the protein MRTGSPRHPTDVFTGVKMALLRPLDKLPTLDVATILLLGAEETLLQQLGAAIIEQCEGMAKIQVHMASSLPLPSDRECFRPRIDLIVFVLSLHSKYSLKTVESSLPHVDASFFLGKVCFLVTGARNEQNSGVHLDTVKKMAATYHSPLLFADLEVKCFRVSMAQRLIRILQICAGHVPGLSALNLLSMMKGPLDPSAQECD; encoded by the exons ATGCGCACTGGCTCGCCCCGCCATCCTACTGATGTCTTCACCGGCGTGAAGATGGCGCTGCTGCGACCCCTAGACAAACTGCCGACCCTGGATGTGGCCACCATCCTG CTGCTGGGCGCTGAGGAGACGCTTCTGCAACAGCTGGGAGCGGCCATCATCGAGCAATGTGAGGGCATGGCCAAGATCCAGGT ACACAtggcctcctccctccccctgccctCCGACAGGGAGTGCTTCCGGCCCCGCATCGACCTCATTGTCTTCGTGCTCAGCCTCCACAGCAAGTACAG CCTGAAGACCGTGGAGTCGTCGCTGCCTCATGTGGACGCCAGCTTCTTCCTGGGCAAAGTGTGCTTCCTGGTCACTGGAG CCAGAAACGAGCAAAACAGTGGGGTCCACTTGGACACCGTCAAGAAGATGGCCGCCACCTACCACAGCCCTCTCCTCTTCGCTGACCTGGAG GTGAAATGCTTCCGGGTCTCCATGGCCCAGCGCCTTATCCGGATCCTACAGATCTGTGCGGGCCACGTGCCAGGCCTGTCGGCCCTGAACCTGCTGTCCATGATGAAGGGGCCCTTGGACCCGTCTGCGCAGGAGTGTGACTGA